Genomic segment of Variovorax sp. OAS795:
GTCATCGAGGTGCCGGAGCCCTTGTACGGCACGGCCCGCATGAGCGCGCCGCTTTGCTTGTGGATGAGTTCCTGCACCAGGCGCGACGTCGTGCTCGGGAGCCCGACGTTGACGGCATCGGGTCGCGCCTTCGCATCGGCGAGCAGGTCGGCCAGCGTCTTGTACGGCGCGCTCGGGTTCGCAAGGACCACCATGGGGAACGTGCTGACCAATGCCACCGGGTCGAAGTCTTTCACCGGATCGAATGGCATCGAGGGATAGAGGAACTGGTTCAGCACATGCGTGCCGTTGGTCCCCATGAGCAGGGTGTAGCCATCGGGGGCGGCGCGCGCGGCTTCCGCGGCGCCGATGTTGCCGCCCGCGCCCGCACGGTTCTCCACCACCAGCGGCTGCCCGAGCGCACGGCCGAGCTGCTCGGCCAGGTAGCGCGTCGCGACGTCGGTCCCCTGCCCCGCCTGGTAGGGCACGACGATGCGTATCGGCTTGGTGGGATAGGTCTGAGCCAATGCGGATTGGCCAGAGAACG
This window contains:
- a CDS encoding tripartite tricarboxylate transporter substrate-binding protein, which produces MKRITGILLALLAFSGQSALAQTYPTKPIRIVVPYQAGQGTDVATRYLAEQLGRALGQPLVVENRAGAGGNIGAAEAARAAPDGYTLLMGTNGTHVLNQFLYPSMPFDPVKDFDPVALVSTFPMVVLANPSAPYKTLADLLADAKARPDAVNVGLPSTTSRLVQELIHKQSGALMRAVPYKGSGTSMTDLMGGQVLVAIDTASAARPFIASGKLKALAVTSLKESALLPGTQTAASQGLDAFQVIAWNGLYAPHGTPAAIVQKLNAEIAKILALPEARQRLLELGHEAAGGTPESLDRFARSERDKWGPLIKSAGMKLE